Proteins from a genomic interval of Streptomyces sp. Tu6071:
- the mrdA gene encoding penicillin-binding protein 2 encodes MSNIPETGRTPRVRIRLVILQILVMSLLLTLGGRLWYLQIRNGDEYKAEATGNHVQQVVDPAVRGAILDARGVPLADNQTRLVVSASRTDLMKTKDDGRTILTKLAGVLGMEPKDVMDKVRLCDAKTPQPCWNGSPYQPIPITDEASPKQALQIRERSEDFPGITAEPTAVRRYTAPGGAQTSQVLGYLSPVTDEEIKSAEKTDSPYLRSDMVGRNGLERQYDKQLRGKAGVTRYEVDNLGRVIGKAESDRAEPGANVVTSIDARVQAVAEYELNEAMKAARKEYDKNTSRNYKADSGAVAVLEAKTGRVVAMASLPDYDPNAWVGGISAKDYTKLTSKKSNYPLLNRAIQGQAAPGSIFKVVSTTASVAAGYPFNGRYDCSSSYSIGNQVFQNFESENYGPISLGRALEVSCDTVFYGIAHNEWKKDGGTKPKKNPHDYFYKTAHKFGLGKETGIDLPNEVSGRVPDRKWKQDYWKANKAAWCKSGKKDGDYAEKIAYENCLEGNQMRAGDSVNYSIGQGDTLVTPIQMASIYAAISNGGTLHEPSIGKAVVSADGKHVEQIKPKVNAKLPIDAKLHKEIDGALAGVATQGTAAWRFQGWPQKDIPMHAKTGTAEVYGKQTTSWFATYTKDYAIVMTISQGGTGSGASGPAVRKIYDALYGVDSSGRINKKKALLPEPEKALPKIEKDGSIDSPTLKKKFAPYKLEAPPPSTSPLLPQDGGGVENGGGGQDGGGVANAGTPVTTTAGRRD; translated from the coding sequence ATGTCGAACATTCCAGAGACCGGGCGTACCCCGAGGGTCCGCATCCGGCTCGTCATTCTCCAGATCCTCGTGATGTCGCTGCTGCTCACGCTCGGCGGGCGGCTGTGGTACCTCCAGATCCGCAACGGCGACGAGTACAAGGCGGAGGCGACCGGGAACCACGTCCAGCAGGTCGTCGACCCCGCCGTGCGCGGCGCGATCCTCGACGCGCGCGGCGTCCCGCTCGCCGACAACCAGACCCGCCTCGTCGTCTCGGCCTCCCGCACCGACCTGATGAAGACGAAGGACGACGGGAGGACCATCCTCACCAAGCTCGCGGGCGTCCTCGGCATGGAGCCGAAGGACGTCATGGACAAGGTCCGGCTGTGCGACGCGAAGACCCCGCAGCCGTGCTGGAACGGTTCCCCGTACCAGCCGATCCCGATCACCGACGAGGCGAGCCCCAAGCAGGCCCTCCAGATCAGGGAGCGCTCCGAGGACTTCCCCGGCATCACCGCCGAGCCCACCGCCGTCCGCCGCTACACCGCCCCCGGCGGCGCGCAGACCTCGCAGGTGCTCGGCTACCTCTCGCCCGTCACGGACGAGGAGATCAAGTCCGCCGAGAAGACCGACTCGCCCTACCTGCGCTCCGACATGGTCGGCCGCAACGGCCTGGAGCGGCAGTACGACAAGCAGTTGCGCGGCAAGGCGGGGGTGACCCGCTACGAGGTGGACAACCTCGGCCGGGTCATCGGCAAGGCCGAGTCCGACCGCGCGGAGCCCGGCGCGAACGTCGTCACGAGCATAGACGCGCGGGTGCAGGCCGTCGCCGAGTACGAGCTGAACGAGGCGATGAAGGCCGCGCGCAAGGAGTACGACAAGAACACCAGTCGCAACTACAAGGCCGACTCCGGCGCCGTCGCCGTCCTGGAGGCGAAGACGGGCCGCGTCGTCGCGATGGCCTCGCTGCCCGACTACGACCCCAACGCCTGGGTCGGCGGCATCAGCGCCAAGGACTACACCAAGCTCACCAGCAAGAAGTCGAACTACCCGCTGCTCAACCGCGCCATCCAGGGACAGGCGGCGCCGGGCTCGATCTTCAAGGTCGTCTCCACGACCGCCTCGGTCGCCGCCGGCTACCCCTTCAACGGGCGCTACGACTGCTCCAGCTCGTACTCCATCGGCAACCAGGTCTTCCAGAACTTCGAGTCGGAGAACTACGGGCCCATCAGCCTCGGCCGCGCCCTGGAGGTCTCCTGCGACACCGTCTTCTACGGCATCGCGCACAACGAGTGGAAGAAGGACGGCGGCACCAAGCCGAAGAAGAACCCGCACGACTACTTCTACAAGACCGCCCACAAGTTCGGCCTCGGCAAGGAGACCGGCATCGACCTCCCCAACGAGGTCAGCGGCCGGGTCCCCGACCGCAAGTGGAAGCAGGACTACTGGAAGGCCAACAAGGCCGCCTGGTGCAAGTCCGGCAAGAAGGACGGCGACTACGCCGAGAAGATCGCCTACGAGAACTGCCTCGAAGGCAACCAGATGCGCGCGGGTGACAGCGTCAACTACTCGATCGGCCAGGGCGACACGCTCGTCACACCGATCCAGATGGCGAGCATCTACGCCGCGATCTCCAACGGCGGCACACTCCACGAGCCGAGCATCGGCAAGGCCGTCGTGAGCGCGGACGGCAAGCACGTCGAGCAGATCAAGCCGAAGGTCAACGCCAAGCTCCCCATCGACGCCAAGCTCCACAAGGAGATCGACGGGGCCCTCGCGGGCGTCGCCACGCAGGGCACCGCCGCCTGGCGCTTCCAGGGCTGGCCGCAGAAGGACATCCCCATGCACGCCAAGACCGGCACCGCCGAGGTCTACGGCAAGCAGACGACCTCGTGGTTCGCGACGTACACCAAGGACTACGCGATCGTCATGACGATCTCCCAGGGCGGTACGGGTTCCGGAGCCTCCGGGCCCGCCGTGCGCAAGATCTACGACGCGCTCTACGGCGTCGACAGCTCCGGGCGGATCAACAAGAAGAAGGCGCTGCTCCCCGAGCCGGAGAAGGCGCTGCCGAAGATCGAGAAGGACGGGTCGATCGACTCGCCCACGCTCAAGAAGAAGTTCGCGCCCTACAAGCTGGAGGCCCCGCCGCCCTCCACGTCTCCGCTGCTCCCGCAGGACGGCGGCGGGGTGGAGAACGGCGGCGGGGGGCAGGACGGCGGCGGTGTCGCGAACGCCGGAACCCCCGTCACGACCACCGCAGGGAGGCGGGACTGA
- a CDS encoding TIGR03960 family B12-binding radical SAM protein, whose protein sequence is MPVESAPSVFPQLEALLPHVQKPIQYVGGELNSTVKPWEECDVRWALMYPDAYEVGLPNQGVMILYEVLNEREGVLAERTYSVWPDLEKLMREHDVPQFTVDSHRPVGAFDLFGLSFSTELGYTNMLAALDLAGVPLEAADRTEAHPLVVAGGHAAFNPEPVADFIDCAVIGDGEQAVLEITDVVRAWKAEGMPGGRDEVLLRLAKTGGVYVPRFYDVEYLPDGRIARTVPNRSGVPWRVSKHTVMDLDEWPYPKQPLVPLAETVHERMSVEIFRGCTRGCRFCQAGMITRPVRERSITGIGDMVEKGLRATGFEEVGLLSLSSADHSEIGDVAKGLADRYEEEKIGLSLPSTRVDAFNVDLANELTRNGRRSGLTFAPEGGSERMRKVINKMVSEEDLIRTVSTAYGNGWRQVKLYFMCGLPTETDEDVLQIADMATRVIAEGRAASGRNDIRATVSIGGFVPKPHTPFQWAPQLSPEDTDARLAKLRDKIRGDKKYGRSIGFRYHDGKPGIVEGLLSRGDRRVGAVIRAVYEDGGRFDGWREYFSYDRWMACAEKTLPAFGVDVDWYTTRERSYEEVLPWDHLDSGLDKDWLWEDWQDALDETEVEDCRWTPCFDCGVCPSMQTEIQIGPTGRKLLPLSVAGQ, encoded by the coding sequence ATGCCCGTCGAGTCCGCACCCTCGGTCTTCCCCCAGCTCGAAGCCCTGCTCCCGCACGTGCAGAAGCCCATCCAGTACGTCGGCGGTGAGCTGAACTCCACGGTGAAGCCGTGGGAGGAGTGCGATGTGCGCTGGGCGCTCATGTACCCCGACGCGTACGAGGTCGGGCTGCCCAACCAGGGCGTCATGATTCTCTACGAGGTGCTGAACGAGCGCGAGGGCGTCCTCGCCGAGCGCACCTACAGCGTGTGGCCCGACCTGGAGAAGCTCATGCGGGAGCACGACGTCCCGCAGTTCACCGTCGACAGCCACCGCCCCGTCGGCGCCTTCGACCTCTTCGGCCTCAGCTTCTCCACCGAGCTGGGCTACACCAACATGCTCGCCGCGCTCGACCTCGCGGGCGTCCCGCTGGAGGCCGCGGACCGCACCGAGGCGCACCCGCTCGTCGTCGCGGGCGGCCACGCCGCCTTCAACCCCGAGCCCGTCGCCGACTTCATCGACTGCGCCGTGATCGGCGACGGCGAGCAGGCCGTCCTGGAGATCACCGACGTCGTCCGGGCCTGGAAGGCCGAGGGCATGCCCGGCGGCCGGGACGAGGTGCTGCTGCGGCTCGCGAAGACGGGCGGCGTCTACGTCCCGCGCTTCTACGACGTCGAGTACCTGCCCGACGGCCGCATCGCCCGTACCGTCCCCAACCGCTCCGGCGTCCCGTGGCGCGTCTCCAAGCACACCGTCATGGACCTCGACGAGTGGCCCTACCCCAAGCAGCCGCTGGTCCCGCTCGCCGAGACCGTCCACGAGCGCATGTCCGTGGAGATCTTCCGCGGCTGCACGCGCGGCTGCCGCTTCTGCCAGGCCGGGATGATCACCCGCCCGGTGCGCGAGCGCTCCATCACCGGCATCGGCGACATGGTCGAGAAGGGCCTGCGCGCCACCGGCTTCGAGGAGGTCGGCCTGCTCTCGCTCTCCTCCGCCGACCACTCCGAGATCGGCGACGTCGCCAAGGGCCTCGCGGACCGCTACGAGGAGGAGAAGATCGGCCTCTCGCTCCCCTCGACCCGCGTCGACGCCTTCAACGTCGACCTCGCCAACGAGCTGACCCGCAACGGGCGCCGCTCCGGGCTCACCTTCGCCCCCGAGGGCGGCAGCGAGCGGATGCGCAAGGTCATCAACAAGATGGTCAGCGAGGAGGACTTGATCCGCACGGTCTCCACCGCCTACGGCAACGGCTGGCGGCAGGTGAAGCTCTACTTCATGTGCGGGCTCCCCACCGAGACCGACGAGGACGTCCTCCAGATCGCCGACATGGCGACCCGCGTCATCGCCGAGGGCCGCGCCGCCTCGGGCCGCAACGACATCCGCGCGACCGTCTCCATCGGCGGCTTCGTGCCCAAGCCCCACACCCCCTTCCAGTGGGCCCCGCAGCTCTCGCCCGAGGACACCGACGCGCGCCTCGCGAAGCTCCGCGACAAGATCCGCGGCGACAAGAAGTACGGGCGCTCGATCGGCTTCCGCTACCACGACGGCAAGCCCGGCATCGTCGAGGGCCTCCTCTCGCGCGGCGACCGCCGCGTGGGCGCGGTCATCCGCGCGGTGTACGAGGACGGCGGGCGCTTCGACGGCTGGCGCGAGTACTTCTCGTACGACCGCTGGATGGCCTGCGCCGAGAAGACGCTGCCCGCCTTCGGCGTGGACGTGGACTGGTACACGACGCGCGAGCGCTCCTACGAGGAGGTCCTGCCCTGGGACCACCTCGACTCCGGTCTCGACAAGGACTGGCTGTGGGAGGACTGGCAGGACGCGCTCGACGAGACCGAGGTCGAGGACTGCCGGTGGACGCCGTGCTTCGACTGCGGGGTGTGCCCGTCGATGCAGACGGAGATCCAGATCGGGCCGACGGGGCGGAAGCTGCTGCCGTTGTCGGTGGCGGGGCAGTAG
- a CDS encoding TIGR03936 family radical SAM-associated protein → MGDHAGTSARRCTYSRDKDDHTPEGLTPLGKRQPEGPPPAPVTQRIRLRYTKRGRLRFTSHRDFQRAFERALRRAEVPMAYSAGFTPHPRVSYANAAPTGTGSEAEYLEIGLAASRDPERLRQLLDESLPTGLDIVDAVEARTPHLTERLQASVWDLRLDQVTPETAALAAEKFMARSAVEVERLTKNGVRTFDARAAVVRLGLAEQRADEPSERPCAILRLVVRHLTPAVRPDDVLSGLRAVAELAPPVPAAVTRLAQGPLDEESGTVTDPLAPDREAAPPATAATVSAGSATATTPAEEGTA, encoded by the coding sequence ATGGGGGACCATGCGGGAACCTCCGCTCGCCGCTGCACGTACTCTAGAGACAAGGACGACCACACTCCCGAAGGACTGACTCCCCTGGGCAAGCGACAGCCCGAAGGCCCCCCTCCGGCGCCGGTCACGCAGCGCATCCGGCTGCGGTACACCAAGCGCGGGCGCCTCCGGTTCACCAGTCACCGCGACTTCCAGCGCGCCTTCGAGCGCGCGCTGCGCCGCGCCGAGGTACCCATGGCCTACTCCGCGGGCTTCACCCCGCACCCGCGGGTGTCCTACGCCAACGCCGCACCCACCGGCACCGGCAGCGAGGCCGAGTACCTGGAGATCGGCCTCGCCGCGTCCCGCGACCCGGAACGCCTGCGTCAACTGCTCGACGAGTCCCTGCCCACCGGGCTCGACATCGTCGACGCGGTCGAGGCCCGCACCCCGCACCTCACCGAGCGCCTCCAGGCCAGCGTGTGGGATCTGCGGCTCGACCAGGTCACCCCCGAGACCGCCGCGCTCGCCGCCGAGAAGTTCATGGCGCGGAGCGCGGTCGAGGTGGAACGCCTCACCAAGAACGGCGTACGCACCTTCGACGCCCGCGCCGCCGTCGTCCGTCTCGGCCTCGCCGAACAGCGGGCCGACGAGCCGAGCGAGCGTCCTTGTGCGATACTGCGCCTGGTTGTACGGCACCTGACACCCGCCGTGCGTCCTGACGACGTCCTGTCCGGCCTCCGAGCCGTGGCCGAACTGGCGCCGCCGGTCCCCGCAGCGGTGACCAGGCTGGCGCAGGGGCCGCTCGATGAGGAGTCCGGCACGGTCACCGACCCGCTCGCGCCCGACCGCGAGGCGGCACCGCCAGCCACGGCAGCCACCGTGAGCGCCGGCTCCGCCACCGCGACGACGCCCGCCGAGGAAGGCACCGCGTAG
- the rodA gene encoding rod shape-determining protein RodA, whose protein sequence is MAAGPSLTVAGYGPERSSWTRLLAKGSLARRLDWPMLLCALALSALSCALVYSATRGRTELVGDDPYAFLVKHVVNIGIGLGLMIGTVWLGHRTLRTAVPILYGLSVFLVLLVLTPLGVTVNGAHAWLMVAGFSLQPAEFVKITIILGMAMLLAARVDAGDRDHPDHKTVLQSLGLAVLPIIIVLLMPDLGSVMVMVMIVLGVLLSSGASNRWVLGLIGAGTAGALAIWQLGILDDYQINRFAAFANPNLDPAGVGYNTNQARIAIGSGGLTGTGLFHGTQTTGQFVPEQQTDFVFTVAGEELGFAGAGLIIVLLGILLWRACRIARETTELYGTVVAGGIIAWFAFQAFENIGMTLGIMPVAGLPLPFVSYGGTSMFAVWIAVGLLQSIKLQKPLSA, encoded by the coding sequence ATGGCCGCGGGACCCTCGCTCACCGTCGCCGGATACGGCCCCGAGCGCTCCTCCTGGACCCGGCTGCTCGCCAAGGGCTCCCTCGCCCGGCGGCTCGACTGGCCGATGCTGCTGTGCGCGCTCGCCCTCTCGGCCCTCAGCTGCGCGCTCGTCTACTCGGCGACGCGCGGGCGCACCGAACTCGTCGGCGACGACCCGTACGCGTTCCTCGTCAAGCACGTCGTCAACATCGGCATCGGGCTCGGCCTGATGATCGGCACGGTCTGGCTCGGCCACCGCACCCTGCGCACCGCCGTGCCGATCCTGTACGGGCTCTCGGTCTTCCTCGTGCTCCTCGTGCTCACGCCGCTCGGCGTGACCGTCAACGGCGCGCACGCCTGGCTCATGGTCGCGGGCTTCTCGCTCCAGCCCGCCGAGTTCGTCAAGATCACGATCATCCTCGGCATGGCGATGCTGCTCGCCGCGCGCGTGGACGCGGGCGACCGGGACCACCCCGACCACAAGACGGTGCTCCAGTCGCTCGGCCTCGCCGTGCTCCCGATCATCATCGTGCTGCTCATGCCCGACCTCGGCTCGGTCATGGTCATGGTGATGATCGTGCTCGGCGTGCTGCTCTCCTCCGGCGCCTCGAACCGCTGGGTCCTCGGCCTCATCGGGGCGGGCACCGCCGGGGCCCTCGCGATCTGGCAGCTCGGCATCCTGGACGACTACCAGATCAACCGCTTCGCCGCCTTCGCCAACCCGAACCTCGACCCGGCGGGCGTCGGCTACAACACCAACCAGGCGCGCATCGCGATCGGCTCGGGCGGCCTCACGGGGACCGGTCTCTTCCACGGCACCCAGACGACCGGGCAGTTCGTGCCCGAGCAGCAGACCGACTTCGTCTTCACGGTCGCGGGCGAGGAACTCGGCTTCGCCGGGGCCGGGCTCATCATCGTGCTCCTCGGCATCCTCCTGTGGCGCGCCTGCCGCATCGCGCGCGAGACGACCGAGCTGTACGGGACGGTCGTCGCGGGCGGCATCATCGCCTGGTTCGCCTTCCAGGCATTCGAGAACATCGGCATGACCCTCGGCATCATGCCCGTCGCGGGACTGCCCCTGCCGTTCGTCAGTTACGGGGGCACCTCGATGTTCGCCGTGTGGATCGCGGTGGGGCTGCTCCAGTCGATCAAGCTGCAGAAGCCGCTGTCGGCCTGA
- a CDS encoding CYTH and CHAD domain-containing protein, with protein sequence MATATHETERKYDLDGLDPGAPLPALGSVPGVRAETGGEVHALDAVYYDTTDLRLASSRATLRRRTGGEDAGWHLKLPVGGDTREELRLPLGETPEGETGSAAVPEEFVRLLAARTRGAALVPVVRLRTRRTTRLLRDAEGRALAEIADDAVRAERLDGGGEAREGAGASWREAEAELTGAGTTALLDGVEERLREAGIRRAEGPSKLVRALTETGTPPPPLAPGAARDTAGGHLLRYLRAQYLAFLDREAGVRRDRPDSVHKARVALRRTRSALRSHRTLLDRARVDALRAELKWLAGELGTDRDREVLEERLRGQLADVAGPLLLGPAEARITTWAVRAGDTSRATALAALDDPRCRALLDDWANLLAAPPLRPAAMRPAPRHFRKAVRKERRRSRKLLARALALPHGPARDVALHEARKKTKRLRYAAESARPVLGKPAKRLTREAKALTSLLGDHHDGVEARAVLLRIAAGAQTAGEPGFTWGLLYGREEGRARETEREAERLRAGE encoded by the coding sequence ATGGCGACCGCGACGCACGAGACGGAACGCAAGTACGACCTCGACGGCCTCGACCCCGGCGCGCCCCTCCCCGCCCTCGGCTCCGTGCCCGGAGTGCGCGCGGAGACCGGGGGAGAGGTCCACGCACTCGACGCCGTCTACTACGACACCACCGACCTGCGCCTCGCGAGCAGCCGCGCCACCCTGCGCCGCCGCACGGGCGGCGAGGACGCGGGCTGGCACCTGAAGCTGCCCGTGGGCGGCGACACCCGCGAGGAGCTCCGGCTGCCGCTCGGGGAGACGCCGGAGGGGGAGACCGGGAGCGCCGCGGTGCCGGAGGAGTTCGTACGGCTGCTGGCCGCGCGCACCAGGGGCGCGGCGCTCGTCCCGGTCGTACGGCTGCGCACGCGGCGGACGACGCGGCTGCTGCGCGACGCCGAGGGGCGCGCGCTCGCGGAGATCGCGGACGACGCCGTACGCGCGGAACGGCTCGACGGCGGCGGCGAGGCACGCGAAGGTGCGGGGGCGTCCTGGCGCGAGGCAGAGGCGGAGCTCACCGGGGCGGGGACGACGGCGCTGCTCGACGGCGTCGAGGAGCGGCTGCGCGAGGCGGGCATCCGCCGGGCCGAAGGGCCCTCCAAGCTCGTCCGCGCCCTCACGGAGACCGGCACCCCGCCACCCCCGCTCGCGCCCGGCGCCGCGCGCGACACGGCCGGGGGCCACCTCCTGCGCTACCTCCGCGCCCAGTACCTCGCCTTCCTCGACCGCGAGGCCGGCGTGCGCCGCGACAGGCCGGACTCCGTGCACAAGGCGCGCGTCGCCCTGCGCCGCACCCGCAGCGCCCTGCGCAGCCACCGCACGCTCCTCGACCGGGCCCGCGTGGACGCGCTGCGCGCCGAACTCAAGTGGCTCGCGGGCGAACTCGGCACCGACCGCGACCGCGAGGTCCTGGAGGAACGCCTGCGCGGACAGCTCGCCGACGTCGCGGGGCCGCTCCTGCTCGGGCCCGCCGAGGCCAGGATCACCACCTGGGCCGTCCGCGCGGGCGACACGAGCCGCGCCACGGCGCTCGCCGCGCTCGACGACCCCCGCTGCCGCGCGCTGCTCGACGACTGGGCGAACCTGCTCGCCGCACCGCCCCTGAGGCCCGCCGCGATGCGTCCCGCGCCGCGGCACTTCCGCAAGGCGGTCAGGAAGGAACGCCGCAGGTCGCGCAAGCTCCTCGCGCGCGCCCTCGCGCTCCCGCACGGCCCCGCGCGCGACGTCGCGCTGCACGAGGCGCGCAAGAAGACGAAGCGGCTGCGGTACGCGGCGGAGTCCGCGCGGCCCGTCCTCGGCAAACCCGCCAAGCGCCTCACCCGCGAGGCCAAGGCCCTCACCTCGCTCCTCGGCGACCACCACGACGGCGTCGAGGCCCGCGCCGTACTCCTCCGCATCGCCGCCGGTGCCCAGACGGCGGGCGAACCGGGCTTCACGTGGGGGCTGCTGTACGGGAGGGAGGAGGGACGCGCACGGGAGACCGAGAGGGAGGCGGAGCGGCTGCGGGCGGGGGAGTGA